One genomic window of Moorella glycerini includes the following:
- the purH gene encoding bifunctional phosphoribosylaminoimidazolecarboxamide formyltransferase/IMP cyclohydrolase has product MHKRALLSVSDKTGLVDLARGLVELGWELISTGGTARTLAEAGLPVTAVAAVTGFPEILDGRVKTLHPKIHGGILARPAPEHLAQLREQGIQPIDLVVVNLYPFRETIARPGVTPEEAIENIDIGGPAMVRAAAKNHERVAVIVDPASYSEVLAELQEKGDLSPATRWRLAAAAFAHTAAYDAAIAAYFQRLIRNEEPFPVHFILSGEKVQDLRYGENPHQQAAFYRLSSVPPGSLAGARQLQGKELSYNNLMDLDAAWNLASDFKEPVVAIIKHTNPCGVARATTPSQAYRLAYAADPVSAFGGIVALNRTVDADTAREMTEIFLEAVIAPDFTPEAQEILKSKPNLRLLAAGERAAYRVQEYQVRPVSGGFLVQEPDYHVLDPTHLKVVTARKPEGREREDLLFAWQVVKHVKSNAIVVAKDGVTLGIGAGQMNRVGAARIALEQAGARAKGAVLASDAFFPFSDTVALAAEAGITAIIQPGGSVRDEESIKAADAGGIAMVFTGIRHFRH; this is encoded by the coding sequence ATGCATAAAAGGGCGCTTCTTAGTGTTTCCGACAAGACCGGCCTGGTGGATCTGGCCCGGGGCCTGGTAGAGCTGGGGTGGGAACTCATTTCCACCGGCGGTACCGCCCGCACCTTGGCAGAAGCCGGTTTGCCCGTTACCGCAGTGGCGGCCGTTACCGGCTTTCCCGAGATCCTTGACGGCCGGGTAAAGACCCTCCACCCTAAAATCCATGGCGGGATCCTGGCCCGGCCGGCGCCGGAACACCTGGCGCAACTCCGGGAACAGGGTATCCAACCCATAGACCTGGTGGTAGTCAACCTCTACCCCTTCCGGGAAACCATTGCCCGGCCCGGGGTAACGCCGGAAGAGGCCATCGAAAACATCGACATCGGCGGGCCGGCCATGGTGCGGGCGGCGGCCAAAAACCACGAGCGGGTGGCGGTGATCGTTGATCCGGCCAGCTACAGCGAGGTGCTGGCCGAACTGCAGGAGAAGGGGGACTTGAGCCCGGCCACCCGGTGGCGCCTGGCGGCAGCGGCCTTCGCCCACACGGCTGCCTACGACGCGGCCATCGCCGCCTATTTCCAGCGCCTTATCCGCAATGAAGAGCCTTTTCCTGTTCACTTTATCCTCAGCGGCGAGAAGGTCCAGGATCTCCGTTATGGAGAAAACCCCCACCAGCAGGCGGCTTTCTACCGGCTGTCCTCCGTACCCCCCGGCAGCCTGGCCGGGGCGCGGCAGCTCCAGGGCAAGGAGCTTTCCTATAACAACCTCATGGACCTGGACGCTGCCTGGAACCTGGCCTCTGACTTTAAAGAGCCGGTGGTGGCCATAATCAAGCATACCAATCCCTGCGGCGTGGCCCGGGCTACAACTCCCTCCCAGGCCTACCGCCTGGCTTACGCGGCCGACCCTGTTTCCGCCTTTGGGGGTATTGTCGCCCTGAACCGGACGGTGGATGCGGATACAGCCAGGGAAATGACGGAGATATTCCTGGAAGCCGTCATCGCCCCGGACTTTACCCCTGAAGCCCAGGAGATTCTTAAAAGCAAACCCAACCTGCGCCTCCTGGCCGCAGGCGAGAGGGCTGCCTACCGCGTCCAGGAATACCAGGTAAGGCCTGTCAGCGGCGGCTTCCTGGTCCAGGAGCCGGATTACCATGTCCTCGACCCCACACACCTCAAGGTGGTAACTGCCCGTAAACCTGAAGGGAGGGAAAGGGAGGATTTACTCTTTGCCTGGCAGGTGGTGAAGCACGTCAAGTCCAACGCCATTGTGGTGGCTAAGGACGGCGTTACTTTAGGCATTGGTGCCGGCCAGATGAACCGGGTCGGCGCGGCGCGCATCGCCCTGGAGCAGGCCGGGGCCCGGGCTAAAGGTGCCGTCCTGGCTTCTGATGCCTTCTTCCCCTTTAGCGATACCGTTGCCCTGGCAGCAGAGGCCGGCATTACAGCCATCATCCAGCCCGGCGGCTCCGTCCGCGACGAGGAGTCCATCAAAGCTGCCGATGCCGGCGGCATAGCCATGGTCTTTACCGGCATCCGCCATTTCCGCCATTAA
- the purN gene encoding phosphoribosylglycinamide formyltransferase, with protein sequence MAAALPLPIGILVSGRGSNMEAIAEAIAAGRVPARIQVVISDRQEARALELARQRGLKASCLVPREYPSRQAYDRALAAALKKEGVELVVLAGFMRLLSQDFLDQFPGAVINIHPALLPAFPGLNAQRQAWEYGVKFSGCTVHFVDAGTDTGPIIAQAVVPVRDDDTPETLAARILVEEHRLYPEVIKWLAEGRVTLHGRRVSVKI encoded by the coding sequence ATGGCTGCTGCATTACCTTTACCAATCGGCATCCTGGTTTCCGGCCGGGGCAGTAACATGGAGGCCATTGCCGAAGCCATAGCTGCCGGCCGCGTTCCCGCCCGTATCCAGGTGGTCATCAGCGACCGCCAGGAGGCCCGCGCCCTGGAGCTGGCCCGGCAGCGGGGCCTCAAGGCCTCGTGCCTCGTACCGCGGGAGTACCCATCCCGCCAGGCCTATGACCGGGCCCTGGCGGCTGCCTTGAAAAAAGAAGGTGTAGAGCTGGTAGTCCTGGCCGGCTTTATGCGGCTCCTCAGCCAGGATTTTCTCGACCAGTTTCCGGGGGCGGTAATCAACATCCACCCGGCCCTGCTGCCGGCCTTTCCCGGCCTCAACGCCCAGCGCCAGGCCTGGGAATACGGCGTCAAATTTTCCGGCTGCACCGTCCACTTTGTTGACGCCGGCACCGATACGGGCCCCATCATCGCCCAGGCGGTGGTACCGGTCCGGGACGACGACACCCCGGAAACCCTGGCGGCCCGCATCCTGGTCGAAGAACACCGCCTTTACCCCGAGGTCATTAAATGGCTAGCCGAAGGCCGGGTCACCCTCCACGGCCGGCGGGTCTCAGTGAAAATTTGA
- the purM gene encoding phosphoribosylformylglycinamidine cyclo-ligase: MVAGEGLTYAAAGVDIAAGNRAVELMQEHVRRTFRPGVLGDLGGFGGLFALEPGRYRQPVLVAGTDGVGTKLKIAFLMDRHDTVGIDAVAMCVNDILVQGAEPLFFLDYLAVGKMVPEKVAQIVAGVAEGCRRAGCALIGGETAEMPGFYPEDEYDLAGFAVGVVEREELLDGSRIRPGQVVLGLASSGLHSNGFSLARRVLLAEAGYTLDRQLPELGRALGEELLEPTRIYAASLLPLLKEGLIKGLAHITGGGLVENPPRILPRGLSMRLDRRSWPVPPVFRLIQENGKVPEPEMYRTFNMGLGMLAVIAAGDVDRVKARLEAAGEEVFVAGEIIPGRGEVEFVPDLI; this comes from the coding sequence ATGGTAGCTGGCGAAGGCCTGACCTATGCTGCCGCCGGGGTAGACATTGCCGCCGGCAACCGGGCCGTAGAGTTGATGCAGGAGCATGTCCGCCGGACCTTCCGACCGGGGGTCCTGGGGGACCTGGGCGGTTTCGGCGGCCTCTTTGCCCTGGAACCGGGCCGTTACCGGCAGCCGGTGTTGGTGGCGGGCACGGACGGGGTAGGGACGAAGCTGAAGATAGCCTTCCTCATGGACCGCCACGATACCGTCGGCATCGACGCCGTGGCCATGTGCGTCAACGATATCCTGGTCCAGGGGGCCGAGCCCCTCTTCTTCCTGGACTACCTGGCGGTAGGGAAAATGGTGCCGGAAAAAGTGGCCCAAATCGTCGCCGGGGTGGCCGAAGGCTGCCGCCGGGCCGGCTGCGCCCTGATCGGGGGCGAGACGGCCGAGATGCCCGGCTTTTACCCTGAGGATGAGTACGACCTGGCCGGTTTTGCCGTCGGCGTCGTGGAGCGGGAGGAGCTCCTGGACGGCAGCCGCATCCGGCCCGGCCAGGTGGTCCTGGGACTGGCCTCCAGCGGCCTGCACTCCAACGGCTTTTCCCTGGCCCGCCGGGTTTTGCTGGCGGAAGCCGGTTACACCCTGGACCGGCAGCTGCCGGAACTGGGCCGGGCCCTGGGGGAAGAATTGCTGGAGCCGACCCGTATATATGCAGCCTCTCTGTTGCCATTACTAAAAGAAGGATTAATCAAGGGCCTGGCCCACATCACCGGCGGCGGGCTGGTAGAAAACCCGCCGCGCATCCTGCCGCGAGGTTTAAGCATGCGCCTGGACCGGCGCAGCTGGCCGGTACCGCCCGTTTTCCGCCTCATCCAGGAGAACGGCAAGGTGCCGGAACCGGAGATGTACCGCACCTTCAATATGGGCCTTGGTATGCTGGCGGTGATCGCGGCCGGTGACGTTGACAGGGTAAAGGCGCGATTAGAGGCCGCCGGGGAAGAGGTTTTTGTAGCCGGCGAGATAATACCCGGCCGGGGAGAAGTGGAATTTGTGCCGGATCTTATTTAG
- the purF gene encoding amidophosphoribosyltransferase, with protein sequence MAGEHTGFDGPVREREPSRDRSPWHEECGIFGIYAPGKDVARLAYYGLFALQHRGQESAGIAVADGRHIAVHKGMGLVAEVFNQDNLRALKGNLAIGHVRYSTTGASSLVNAQPLVFRYLKGMVAIAHNGNLTNANRLRRQLGARGSIFQSSTDSEVIVNLIARYSQEPIEAALRRCQDELEGAYSLVVMTEEKLIGVRDPFGVRPLCLGKMGEAWVLASESCALDTVGAAFCRDIEPGEIVVIDSQGVHSIQGRRAPHSAHCIFEYVYFARPDSILDGETVNLVRRELGRNLAREYQVAADVVIPVPDSGIAAAAGYAEAAGLPFIEGLMKNRYVGRTFIQPTQEMRDLGVRLKLNPIKPILRDKRVVIIDDSIVRGTTSRRIVEMLRQAGVREVHLLAASPPVLHPCYYGIDTSARGELIAARYSLEDIRRHVGADSLYYLSLEGLFRSVTRGAENFCAACFSGRYPIPIPSPEEATKYSLEG encoded by the coding sequence ATGGCGGGAGAGCATACCGGCTTTGATGGCCCGGTGAGGGAGAGGGAGCCATCCCGGGACCGGTCGCCCTGGCATGAAGAGTGCGGCATTTTCGGCATCTATGCCCCGGGCAAGGATGTGGCTCGCCTGGCCTATTACGGCCTCTTCGCCCTGCAGCACCGGGGCCAGGAGAGCGCCGGGATTGCCGTGGCCGACGGCCGCCATATTGCCGTCCACAAGGGCATGGGGCTGGTGGCGGAGGTTTTTAACCAGGACAACCTCCGGGCTTTAAAGGGCAACCTGGCCATCGGCCATGTGCGCTATTCTACTACCGGGGCGAGTTCCCTGGTCAATGCTCAGCCCCTGGTTTTCCGCTACCTCAAGGGTATGGTGGCCATTGCCCATAACGGGAACCTGACCAATGCCAACCGGCTGAGGCGGCAGCTGGGGGCCAGGGGCTCCATTTTCCAGTCTTCCACCGACAGCGAAGTCATTGTCAATCTGATCGCCCGCTACAGCCAGGAGCCCATTGAGGCGGCCCTGCGCCGCTGCCAGGACGAGCTGGAGGGCGCCTATTCCCTGGTGGTAATGACCGAGGAAAAGCTCATCGGCGTCCGCGATCCCTTTGGCGTCCGGCCCCTGTGCCTGGGGAAAATGGGGGAGGCCTGGGTGCTGGCCTCCGAGTCCTGCGCCCTGGATACCGTGGGCGCCGCTTTTTGCCGTGACATTGAGCCTGGGGAAATTGTCGTCATCGACAGCCAGGGGGTGCACTCCATCCAGGGACGGCGGGCGCCCCACAGCGCCCACTGCATCTTTGAATACGTCTACTTTGCCCGCCCCGACAGCATCCTGGACGGCGAGACCGTCAACCTGGTGCGGCGGGAGCTGGGCCGCAATCTGGCCCGGGAATACCAGGTGGCGGCCGATGTGGTGATCCCGGTGCCGGATTCCGGCATCGCCGCCGCTGCCGGTTACGCCGAGGCGGCGGGTTTACCCTTTATCGAAGGGTTGATGAAAAACCGCTATGTGGGCCGGACCTTCATCCAGCCCACCCAGGAGATGCGCGACCTGGGCGTGCGCTTGAAACTCAATCCCATCAAGCCAATCTTAAGGGATAAGCGGGTAGTTATCATCGATGATTCTATCGTCCGGGGAACTACCAGCCGGCGGATTGTCGAGATGCTGCGCCAGGCCGGGGTACGGGAGGTCCACCTGCTGGCGGCCTCGCCGCCGGTTTTGCACCCCTGTTACTATGGCATTGATACCAGCGCCCGGGGCGAGCTCATTGCCGCCCGGTATTCCCTGGAGGACATCCGCCGCCATGTCGGGGCCGACAGCCTCTATTACCTGAGCCTGGAGGGGCTGTTCCGTTCCGTAACCCGCGGGGCCGAAAATTTCTGCGCCGCCTGCTTTTCCGGTCGCTATCCCATCCCCATCCCCTCCCCGGAGGAGGCGACCAAGTACAGCCTGGAGGGGTAG
- the purL gene encoding phosphoribosylformylglycinamidine synthase subunit PurL: protein MEPEVYRQMGLTDEEFRRIKEILGREPNDVEVGMFAVMWSEHCGYKHSRPVLKLFPTKAPWVLQGPGENAGIIDIGDGQAVVFKIESHNHPSAIEPFQGAATGVGGIVRDIFAMGARPIAVLDSLRFGLLDDPRTRYLMGGVVAGIAFYGNCLGLPTVAGEVYFDPSYTGNPLVNAMAVGLIEQKNIRRGRAAGVGNAVMLVGARTGRDGIHGATFASEELGQASEERRPSVQVGDPFREKLLIEACLDIIKEDLIIGMQDMGAAGITSSSCEMAARAGTGMEIDVALVPRREEGMTPYEVMLSESQERMLLVPKRGAEARVQAICRRWGLEAVVIGRVTDDGIMRIKEGGRVVAEVPARALTDQCPVYEVERRRPAYLDKLQHIDLSRLPEPGDYGEALLKLLAAPNIASKEWVYRQYDYMVRTDTVAGPGGDAAVLRIKGTGKGLALTVDGNGRYCYLDPETGGAIAVAEAARNLSCVGARPLGLTDCLNFGNPEKPEVAWQFYQAVAGMSRACEVLQTPVTGGNVSFYNETEGEAIYPTPVVGMVGLIADIEKRCALAWRRENDVLLLLGETCPEIGGSEYLAVVHGLVAGRPPRLNLEREAAVQEVVRQAIAAGLVTAAHDCAEGGLAVALAESALAGGVGAVVELAGSLRPDYLLFSESQSRVLLAVPPAARDRVLAMAREKGVPAAVIGLTAGRALKVRVNGRTIFNLSLGEMEKQWRESIPALMAR, encoded by the coding sequence TTGGAGCCTGAAGTTTACCGGCAGATGGGCCTCACGGACGAGGAATTTAGACGTATTAAAGAAATCCTGGGCCGGGAGCCCAATGATGTGGAAGTGGGCATGTTTGCCGTCATGTGGTCGGAGCACTGCGGCTACAAACACTCCCGGCCGGTGTTAAAGCTGTTTCCTACTAAGGCCCCCTGGGTCCTCCAGGGGCCGGGGGAAAACGCCGGCATCATCGACATCGGCGACGGCCAGGCGGTAGTCTTTAAAATCGAAAGCCACAACCACCCCTCGGCCATTGAGCCCTTCCAGGGAGCGGCCACCGGCGTGGGGGGTATCGTGCGCGATATCTTTGCCATGGGGGCCCGGCCCATTGCCGTCTTGGACTCCCTCCGCTTCGGCCTCCTCGATGACCCGCGTACCCGTTACCTCATGGGCGGCGTGGTGGCCGGTATCGCCTTTTACGGCAACTGCCTGGGCCTGCCCACGGTGGCCGGGGAAGTCTACTTCGATCCTTCTTATACCGGCAACCCCCTGGTCAACGCCATGGCCGTGGGCCTTATCGAGCAAAAAAACATCCGCCGCGGCCGCGCCGCCGGGGTAGGCAATGCCGTTATGCTGGTGGGCGCCCGCACCGGCCGCGACGGCATCCATGGAGCCACCTTTGCCTCCGAGGAACTGGGCCAGGCTTCCGAGGAACGCCGGCCTTCCGTCCAGGTAGGTGACCCCTTCCGGGAGAAACTTCTCATCGAAGCCTGCCTGGATATTATTAAAGAAGATTTAATTATCGGCATGCAGGATATGGGCGCGGCGGGGATCACCAGCTCTTCCTGTGAAATGGCGGCCCGGGCCGGGACGGGCATGGAAATCGACGTCGCCCTGGTGCCCCGGCGGGAAGAGGGCATGACCCCCTATGAGGTGATGCTTTCGGAGTCCCAGGAACGCATGCTCCTGGTGCCCAAAAGAGGCGCGGAAGCAAGGGTCCAGGCCATCTGCCGGCGTTGGGGCCTGGAGGCGGTGGTTATCGGTCGGGTGACGGACGACGGTATCATGCGCATTAAAGAGGGCGGCCGGGTGGTGGCCGAGGTACCGGCCCGGGCCTTAACGGACCAGTGCCCGGTCTACGAGGTGGAACGGCGCCGGCCGGCTTATCTGGATAAATTGCAACATATCGATCTGAGCCGCCTGCCGGAGCCGGGAGATTACGGGGAAGCGCTCTTAAAACTCCTGGCGGCACCAAATATAGCCAGTAAAGAATGGGTTTACCGCCAGTACGACTACATGGTGCGCACGGACACGGTGGCCGGCCCCGGCGGTGATGCCGCGGTTTTAAGGATTAAGGGAACCGGCAAGGGCCTGGCCCTGACGGTGGACGGCAACGGCCGCTACTGCTACCTGGACCCGGAAACGGGCGGGGCCATTGCCGTGGCTGAAGCAGCCCGCAATCTCTCCTGTGTGGGCGCCCGTCCCCTGGGCCTTACCGATTGCCTGAACTTCGGTAATCCCGAAAAGCCGGAGGTCGCCTGGCAGTTCTACCAGGCCGTAGCCGGCATGAGCCGGGCCTGCGAGGTTTTGCAGACGCCGGTAACGGGAGGCAACGTCAGTTTCTACAATGAAACAGAGGGCGAGGCCATCTATCCCACGCCGGTGGTGGGGATGGTGGGCCTCATCGCTGATATTGAAAAACGCTGCGCTTTGGCCTGGCGCCGGGAGAATGATGTCCTCCTTCTCCTGGGTGAAACCTGCCCGGAGATAGGCGGCAGCGAATACCTGGCCGTTGTCCACGGCCTGGTGGCGGGGCGGCCGCCGCGGCTCAACCTGGAACGGGAAGCAGCCGTCCAGGAAGTGGTGCGGCAGGCCATCGCTGCCGGGCTGGTGACGGCGGCCCACGATTGCGCCGAAGGGGGCCTGGCCGTAGCTCTGGCTGAAAGTGCCCTGGCCGGCGGGGTGGGCGCCGTGGTGGAGCTGGCAGGCAGTCTCCGGCCGGACTACCTCCTCTTCAGCGAAAGCCAGTCGCGGGTGCTCCTGGCGGTCCCGCCGGCAGCCCGGGACAGGGTGCTGGCCATGGCGCGGGAGAAGGGCGTGCCGGCGGCGGTCATCGGCCTGACTGCCGGCCGGGCCCTGAAGGTAAGGGTAAACGGCAGGACCATATTTAATCTCAGCCTGGGGGAGATGGAGAAGCAATGGCGGGAGAGCATACCGGCTTTGATGGCCCGGTGA
- the purQ gene encoding phosphoribosylformylglycinamidine synthase subunit PurQ, translating into MKFGVIVFPGSNCDQDVYHALGAVLGQPVDYLWHGDTDVTGYDCLVLPGGFSYGDYLRAGAIARFAPIMPAVIDFARSGGLVLGICNGFQILLEAGLLPGAMRRNDCLQFRCQWTCLRVENNATPFTNRFRKGQVVRIPIAHGEGNYYVDAATLAELEANRQIIFRYCTQDGEVTPAANPNGSVGNIAGIINRKGNILGMMPHPERCAESLLGGTDGRELFASIVDWWQRGERLGA; encoded by the coding sequence ATGAAGTTCGGCGTTATCGTCTTTCCCGGCTCCAACTGCGACCAGGATGTTTACCACGCCCTGGGGGCCGTCCTGGGCCAGCCGGTGGACTACCTCTGGCACGGCGATACTGATGTTACCGGTTACGACTGCCTGGTGCTGCCCGGCGGCTTTTCCTACGGCGACTACCTCCGGGCCGGGGCCATCGCCCGCTTTGCCCCCATTATGCCGGCCGTCATTGACTTTGCCCGGTCCGGCGGCCTGGTGCTGGGCATCTGCAACGGCTTCCAGATCCTCCTGGAGGCCGGCCTCCTGCCGGGGGCCATGCGGCGCAATGACTGCCTCCAGTTCCGCTGCCAGTGGACCTGTTTAAGGGTGGAAAATAACGCCACCCCCTTTACCAACCGCTTCCGGAAGGGCCAGGTCGTCCGCATTCCCATTGCCCACGGTGAAGGCAACTATTATGTTGACGCCGCCACCCTGGCTGAACTTGAGGCCAACCGGCAGATTATTTTTCGCTACTGCACTCAGGACGGAGAAGTGACGCCGGCGGCCAATCCCAACGGTTCGGTGGGCAATATCGCCGGCATTATTAACCGGAAGGGCAATATCCTGGGCATGATGCCCCACCCGGAACGCTGCGCTGAAAGCCTCCTGGGCGGTACCGACGGCCGGGAGCTTTTTGCTTCCATAGTTGACTGGTGGCAGAGGGGGGAGCGCCTTGGAGCCTGA
- the purS gene encoding phosphoribosylformylglycinamidine synthase subunit PurS, producing MLLAKIYVTLKPGVLDPQGEAVMGGLKAMGYEGVTAVRVGKYLEVQLDLDDPEKAGQQVEEMCRRLLANPVIEQYRYTLEEPAGAGGKA from the coding sequence ATGCTCCTGGCTAAAATTTACGTCACCTTAAAGCCCGGTGTCCTCGACCCCCAGGGTGAGGCTGTCATGGGCGGCCTCAAAGCCATGGGGTATGAGGGAGTAACTGCGGTGCGCGTCGGTAAATACCTGGAAGTACAGCTGGACCTGGACGACCCGGAAAAGGCCGGGCAACAGGTGGAGGAGATGTGCCGGCGGCTCCTGGCCAATCCGGTGATCGAACAGTATCGCTATACGCTGGAAGAACCTGCCGGCGCCGGCGGCAAGGCTTGA
- the purC gene encoding phosphoribosylaminoimidazolesuccinocarboxamide synthase, with protein MPIKGELLYEGKAKRVYRTGDPDQYLVEFKDDATAFDGLKKGTIARKGEINARLSALFFQMLAGRGIPTHFIEQTGPRELLVRAVEIIPVEVVVRNIAAGSLAKRLGLEEGTTLKRPVLEFYYKSDELHDPMINNYHIAALELATDTQIKEMESYAWKVNELLAEFLQPADLVLVDFKLEFGLHHGQVLLADEISPDTCRFWDSTSGAKLDKDRFRRDLGGVEDAYEEVLSRVERLLQ; from the coding sequence ATGCCTATTAAAGGTGAACTATTATATGAAGGCAAAGCCAAACGGGTCTACCGCACGGGTGACCCCGACCAGTACCTTGTAGAATTCAAAGACGACGCCACGGCCTTTGACGGCCTGAAAAAAGGCACCATTGCCCGCAAAGGCGAGATCAATGCCCGGCTGTCGGCCCTGTTCTTTCAGATGCTGGCCGGCCGGGGTATCCCCACCCACTTTATCGAGCAGACCGGCCCCCGGGAGCTCCTGGTGCGGGCGGTAGAAATCATCCCGGTGGAAGTGGTGGTCCGCAATATTGCCGCCGGGAGCCTGGCCAAACGCCTGGGCCTGGAGGAAGGGACAACCCTCAAGCGCCCGGTGCTGGAGTTTTATTATAAATCCGATGAACTGCATGACCCCATGATTAATAACTACCACATTGCCGCCCTGGAGCTGGCCACCGACACTCAAATTAAAGAAATGGAAAGCTACGCCTGGAAGGTTAATGAGCTGCTGGCGGAATTCCTGCAACCGGCCGACCTGGTCCTGGTGGACTTCAAGCTGGAGTTTGGCCTGCACCACGGCCAGGTCCTCCTGGCCGATGAAATTTCCCCGGACACCTGCCGCTTCTGGGACAGCACCAGCGGGGCAAAACTGGACAAGGACCGTTTCCGCCGCGACCTGGGCGGCGTCGAAGACGCCTATGAGGAAGTATTAAGCCGGGTGGAAAGGCTGTTGCAATAA
- the purB gene encoding adenylosuccinate lyase — protein sequence MIERYTLPEMGKIWEPEHKFRTWLAIEIYACEAWAELGQIPPAALEEIKARADFDIDRINEIEATTRHDVLAFLTAVAEKVGDASKYIHLGMTSSDVLDTALAVQMRDAADLLLRRLRELRAELVQKAREHKYTLMIGRTHGVHAEPTTFGLKMALWVMEVDRHFTRLEQAKEMISVGKISGAVGTFANINPRVEEHVCRRLGLRPASVSTQIIQRDRHAQFLATLAIIGSSLEKMATEIRNLQRTDILEVEEPFAQGQKGSSAMPHKRNPIMSERVTGLARVLRGNALAAMENVALWHERDLTHSSVERVIIPDSTILLDYMLVKFTEIIAGLNVYPENMRRNLEATHGLVFSQRLLLALVNKGVLRETAYAWVQRNAMQAWQTRQPFKELVLKDRDITSLLDAKEIEALFDYDYHLRHVDYIFRRAGLE from the coding sequence ATGATTGAACGCTATACCCTGCCGGAAATGGGGAAAATTTGGGAGCCAGAGCATAAATTTCGCACCTGGCTGGCCATCGAGATCTACGCCTGCGAGGCCTGGGCCGAGCTGGGGCAAATCCCGCCGGCCGCCCTGGAAGAAATCAAGGCCAGGGCCGATTTCGATATCGACCGGATTAATGAAATAGAAGCCACCACCCGCCACGACGTTCTGGCTTTTCTCACCGCAGTGGCGGAAAAGGTGGGCGATGCCTCCAAGTATATTCACCTGGGCATGACCTCCTCCGACGTCCTGGATACGGCCCTGGCGGTACAGATGCGAGACGCCGCTGACCTGCTCCTCAGGCGTTTGCGGGAACTGCGGGCCGAACTGGTGCAAAAGGCCCGGGAGCATAAATACACCCTCATGATCGGCCGCACCCACGGTGTCCACGCCGAGCCCACCACCTTTGGCCTTAAGATGGCCCTGTGGGTTATGGAGGTTGACCGGCACTTCACCCGGCTGGAACAGGCTAAAGAGATGATCAGCGTCGGAAAAATCTCTGGCGCCGTCGGCACCTTTGCCAATATCAATCCCCGGGTGGAAGAGCATGTCTGCCGGCGCCTGGGCCTCCGGCCGGCCAGCGTTTCCACCCAGATCATCCAGCGCGACCGTCACGCCCAGTTCCTGGCCACCCTGGCCATTATCGGTAGTTCCCTGGAAAAAATGGCCACAGAAATCCGCAACCTCCAGCGGACAGATATTTTAGAAGTTGAAGAGCCCTTTGCTCAAGGGCAGAAGGGTTCCTCGGCCATGCCCCACAAACGTAACCCCATCATGTCTGAGCGGGTGACGGGCCTGGCCAGGGTATTGCGTGGTAATGCCCTGGCAGCCATGGAAAATGTCGCCCTCTGGCACGAGCGGGATCTGACCCATTCCTCCGTTGAGCGAGTGATTATACCTGACAGCACCATCCTGCTGGACTACATGCTGGTCAAGTTTACCGAGATTATTGCCGGTCTCAATGTCTACCCGGAGAATATGCGCCGCAACCTGGAGGCGACCCACGGCCTGGTCTTTTCCCAGCGGCTCCTCCTGGCCCTGGTAAATAAAGGCGTCTTGCGGGAGACAGCCTACGCCTGGGTGCAGCGCAATGCCATGCAGGCCTGGCAGACCCGCCAGCCCTTTAAAGAGCTGGTCTTAAAGGACCGGGATATTACGAGCCTCCTGGACGCGAAAGAAATTGAGGCTTTATTTGATTATGACTACCACCTGCGCCATGTGGACTACATCTTCCGCCGCGCCGGATTAGAGTAG
- the purE gene encoding 5-(carboxyamino)imidazole ribonucleotide mutase, with translation MNLAHVGMVMGSDSDLPVMAQAAAMLERFQIPYEVKILSAHRSPDAALDYARKAAGRGLKVLIAGAGGAAHLAGVLAAVTTLPVIGVPIKTAALGGVDSLYAMVQMPKGIPVATVAIDGAANAAILAAQILAVHDPQLKARLAAYKEELAREVAARDAKLAQLGIEAYLREGKK, from the coding sequence ATGAACCTGGCCCATGTTGGTATGGTTATGGGCAGCGACTCCGACTTGCCGGTTATGGCCCAGGCTGCCGCCATGCTGGAGCGCTTCCAGATTCCTTATGAAGTAAAAATCCTGTCTGCCCACCGTTCGCCCGATGCCGCCCTGGATTACGCCCGTAAAGCAGCCGGCCGGGGGCTCAAGGTCCTCATTGCCGGCGCCGGCGGGGCGGCCCACCTGGCCGGCGTCCTGGCAGCCGTGACCACCCTGCCAGTCATTGGCGTTCCTATCAAGACGGCGGCCCTGGGTGGGGTGGATTCCCTCTACGCCATGGTACAGATGCCTAAAGGCATCCCGGTGGCCACTGTAGCCATTGACGGGGCGGCCAATGCCGCAATACTCGCGGCCCAGATCCTCGCCGTCCACGACCCGCAGCTAAAGGCGCGCCTGGCGGCCTATAAAGAAGAGCTGGCCCGGGAAGTGGCGGCCCGGGATGCCAAACTGGCGCAACTGGGCATCGAAGCTTATCTACGGGAGGGGAAAAAATGA